Proteins encoded within one genomic window of Vicinamibacterales bacterium:
- the hslU gene encoding ATP-dependent protease ATPase subunit HslU has translation MPIYLPEATVSTVQSLTPRQIVVELDKYVVGQHQAKRAVAIALRNRMRRQKLSPDMAEEVAPKNILMIGPTGVGKTEIARRLAKLAQSPFLKIEASKFTEVGYVGRDVESMIRDLTEIAVDLVREERTAEVREKARQAAEERVLDLLLPPLPTASEYDEQAASIREQAQRTREKLREQLRDGRLDHKQVEIDIREKSFPSFEIIQGGAVEEIDINVKEMLPGLFQGRTRKRRVLVPQALEALRQEEEQKLVDMETVARAAVERVQQSGIVFLDEIDKVAGREGGHGPDVSREGVQRDILPIVEGTTVNTKYGMVRTDHILFIAAGAFHVSKPSDLIPELQGRFPIRVELEALGREDFVRILTEPKSALVRQYTALLATEGVELEFTPDAIERIADVATFVNERTENIGARRLHTVMEKLLDEVSFDAPELQEKRLRIDAAYVDRMLSAIAKNEDLSRYIL, from the coding sequence ACCGTGCAATCGCTGACCCCGCGGCAGATTGTCGTCGAACTCGACAAGTACGTCGTCGGCCAGCACCAGGCCAAGCGCGCCGTCGCGATCGCGCTGCGCAACCGGATGCGCCGCCAGAAGCTGTCGCCCGACATGGCCGAGGAGGTGGCGCCCAAGAACATCCTCATGATCGGCCCGACCGGCGTCGGCAAGACCGAAATCGCGCGCCGGCTGGCGAAGCTCGCGCAGTCCCCCTTCCTCAAGATCGAGGCGTCGAAGTTCACCGAAGTGGGCTACGTGGGGCGGGACGTCGAGTCGATGATCCGCGACCTGACCGAGATCGCGGTCGACCTCGTGCGCGAGGAGCGCACGGCGGAGGTCCGCGAGAAGGCGAGGCAGGCGGCCGAGGAGCGGGTCCTGGATCTGCTGCTGCCGCCGCTGCCGACGGCGTCGGAATACGACGAGCAGGCCGCGTCGATCCGCGAGCAGGCGCAGCGGACGCGCGAAAAGCTGCGCGAGCAGCTGCGCGACGGCCGGCTCGATCACAAACAGGTCGAGATCGACATCCGCGAGAAGTCGTTCCCGTCCTTCGAGATCATCCAGGGCGGCGCGGTCGAGGAGATCGACATCAACGTCAAGGAGATGCTGCCGGGTCTTTTCCAGGGGCGCACCCGCAAGCGTCGGGTGCTCGTGCCGCAGGCGCTCGAGGCGTTGCGCCAGGAGGAGGAGCAGAAGCTCGTCGACATGGAGACCGTAGCGCGCGCCGCCGTCGAGCGCGTGCAGCAGTCCGGCATCGTGTTCCTCGACGAAATCGACAAGGTCGCCGGGCGCGAAGGCGGCCACGGCCCCGACGTCAGCCGCGAGGGAGTACAGCGCGACATCCTGCCGATCGTCGAGGGCACGACGGTGAACACGAAGTACGGGATGGTCCGCACCGACCACATCCTGTTCATCGCCGCCGGCGCGTTCCACGTCTCGAAGCCGTCGGACCTGATTCCCGAACTGCAGGGGCGGTTCCCGATCCGGGTCGAGCTCGAGGCGCTCGGCCGCGAGGATTTCGTGCGCATCCTGACCGAGCCGAAGAGCGCGCTGGTCCGCCAGTACACGGCGCTCCTCGCGACCGAGGGGGTCGAGCTCGAGTTCACGCCCGACGCGATCGAGCGCATCGCCGACGTGGCGACGTTCGTCAACGAGCGCACCGAGAACATCGGCGCGCGGCGGCTGCACACGGTGATGGAGAAACTGCTCGACGAGGTCTCGTTCGACGCGCCGGAGCTGCAGGAGAAGCGCCTGCGCATCGACGCCGCCTACGTCGATCGCATGCTCAGCGCGATTGCCAAGAACGAAGATCTCTCGCGATATATCCTGTAG